The Haloterrigena turkmenica DSM 5511 nucleotide sequence GCTCGCGATCCGGTCGGCGACCGTGTGCGAACAGATGACTGACGGCACCACCAGCACCCGGTTCCGGACGCCGACGCCGTCGCGGTCCCGATCGTAGGCCGTGAATCCGATTTCCGATGCGGAGCTGGGCTCTCGAGTCACGCCGATCCCTCCGCCAGATCGCCGCGGCCGCGGTTGCTCTCGCAGTTGTGGATGTGCACCCACTCGCCCGGTTCGATCCGCTCGGTGGCCGTCCCGATGACCTCGCCGTACTTGCGGACCGGCTCGCCGGCGTCGATCGCCATTACGGCGAGCTTGTGGCCGAACGCGATCGGTTCGGCGACCTCGAGGGCCGATCGATCGCCCGGCAGGTCGTCGGTCTCGATGGACCGGCCGGCCTCGAGATCGGCGATCGCCGTCGCCACGGTGTCGCTCTCGGCCAGCAGCACCGCCGCGTCGTCGAGCACGGCGCCCTTCACGTCGGATCACCCAGCGATGCCAGCTCTCGCGGCTGGAGTTCGTTGATCGCGAACTCGGCCATCCCGCGACGCTCGGCCTCGGTTCTGGTGCCGTCGGCGACCGACAGCAGCGTCTCGTAGACGCGCTCGCCGACGGCCTCGACCGACTCGCCGTCCAGAACCGTGCTGGCGTCGACGTCCATGTTGGTCGCCATGCGCTCGGCCGTCTGGGGATTGCCGGTGACCTTGATCACCGGTGCGATCGGGTTCCCGGTCGTGCTGCCGCGGCCGGTGGTGAAGGCGATCACCTGCGCGCCGCCG carries:
- a CDS encoding UxaA family hydrolase, whose amino-acid sequence is MKGAVLDDAAVLLAESDTVATAIADLEAGRSIETDDLPGDRSALEVAEPIAFGHKLAVMAIDAGEPVRKYGEVIGTATERIEPGEWVHIHNCESNRGRGDLAEGSA